A single region of the Pieris rapae chromosome 19, ilPieRapa1.1, whole genome shotgun sequence genome encodes:
- the LOC111001652 gene encoding protein lap4 isoform X13 — protein MRCLKSAGGWLARAIKKKEQPEEHKTDDEEAVDDVPDGESVSDRPESETRIPGEQRCMEVRIARAAGGLGLSIAGGRGSTPYIGDDEGIFISRVTPSGPAYQAGLRVGDKVLSVNGTSVIDVDHYYAVEVLKASGATLTLVVTRESPTSTRTHSRAPSGASHHSISTADTVSTLENGQILTGRGIPTKQLIISNQYAQELEPEQKDQLQFTSPIISSSPIPSPTPATYHRLEASPPPATQPYIPPVYYQKVLVHTTLIRDGAGLGFSIAGGKGSPPYRDDSDAIYVSRISPQGAAAKDGKMAVGDKVVSINGVDMENASHEAVVAMLTGHERFVRLVLQRSITPEQADALARKSTSEDVREHKTSLNNLNSNKPIANHVSHNHTAPRVTTHVAPQIAPQIAPQIAPKAPLKLNVQQQNIPPQPAPRKLSQTNGTAERKPTNSASTPLTPAGRLHGSNDDVFYDIQPARPITNEEFQAMIPSHFLGGPRAPAPPALGLRITVERPQAEVLLPPAPSALGRVTETITKSTFTETTVTRVTDNHLATPLIIEDVTLVKEGGSLGFSIIGGTDHSCVPFGAKEPGIFISHVVPGGVAARSGKLRMGDRLLKVNGNDLVGASHRDAVQLLLQPGNTLALSVRHDPLPPGFQDLTIVKQEGEKLGMHIKGGLNGQRGNPNDPNDEGVFISKINSGGAARRDGRLKVGMRLLEVNGISLLGATHNEAVNALRSATNAPLHLVVCHGYSRPEKYTTGSESGTAETGGSLSHSTSSLDRDDTLHQQQDNNVHQDIVQFEQEKQVAEMREKSTPEKVMDIVHAVESIALEPGPPISPEPHHKTTTVVMSKHTLQPQSSSSQAAPLSPLAVFTEQKVKTPPPMDDGTSVDPPLRPPPPPQPPKQKPQVPRKPQIKRVSFTPDSKDVYDPLLSTNERTNPQTVTHELHERSATESDTNDACPDKTPLLTQSHTKIEVKTITNTVRPEDFIIPPPPLFATKVSESKLIHDDIDDVVPLIAVVPERIVLPQPIVAETTVQSSNSTNSPETENPPPINYTAYPHLDPSVKNIDKNLRSTIFSEVPSQQVFRNELPSLESDELYTELSVSPSGQPGPPELLHAQYKTLPTVSHVPNSPCYLHPSRSYFADLAISNENQSLRDLRVKTLPSMVHSTTYPPYDPYPSLTTVAGTYNPYTCIVPPPTGHKSLSPTLVTCVEKDIYANLNQSVHDVGNRPMSAQSERRVHFGDVTSALESDIPKSLESMREGSSSPASLKPAWSSKIKSFAIGETSPPQSGNFVKASVSDKKKFFENAMEESHKSSPKPEKVFTFLSADEVEKLKQEEERKMASLSRSEMSSWSPGEERSGESEHSDDEPYENGHSVSLGGVSPSAKSQRRRAARENAEHEDADVRAARRAAWRAARLRSLEKDAIESQKAIKSMVGPAHEIIGEVPPRDTSPSEKWPLPRIALRTKPGQILAVKEKEKLLDERITLRTEEYVCPATGDTKVRTIEYIEKVIEKEVETTQEKIISLELTTSPTSETAPTDLEGTVIGLGEGETEGDNSLQPDIVQVVNPLLDGGAGRVTAIPVGPAQRLTTYSEHQ, from the exons gtGAATCAGTATCGGATCGTCCTGAAAGCGAAACAAGAATACCAGGCGAGCAGAGATGTATGGAAGTTAGGATTGCGCGGGCGGCGGGAGGACTAGGGCTCAGTATTGCTGGAGGCAGAGGATCTACGCCCTACATCGGTGATGATGAAGGCATCTTCATATCGCGGGTCACGCCTAGTGGCCCAGCTTACCAGGCTGGACTTAGG GTTGGTGATAAAGTACTATCGGTTAACGGTACGTCTGTTATTGATGTTGACCATTACTACGCCGTGGAAGTTCTGAAGGCTAGTGGAGCCACACTCACATTAGTTGTCACCAGGGAATCTCCTACGTCTACGag aacGCATAGCCGTGCTCCTAGTGGAGCGAGCCATCACTCAATATCTACAGCCGATACAGTATCAACTCTCGAGAATGGACAG ATACTAACCGGTCGTGGTATACCAACGAAGCAGTTAATCATCAGCAATCAATATGCGCAAGAGTTGGAGCCGGAACAGAAGGACCAATTGCAGTTTACGAGTCCGATTATATCATCATCACCTATTCCTTCACCCACTCCAGCCACTTATCACCGACTTGAGGCTTCACCACCTCCTGCTACTCAACCTTATATACCGCCGG tgTACTACCAAAAAGTCCTAGTACACACAACGCTTATTCGGGACGGTGCGGGGCTCGGCTTCAGCATAGCTGGTGGAAAGGGATCTCCTCCGTACAGAGATGACAGTGACGCTATTTATGTCTCCCGGATATCCCCACAGGGGGCAGCCGCTAAGGACGGAAAGATGGCTGTGGGTGATAAAGTTGTATCG attAATGGTGTTGACATGGAGAACGCTTCGCACGAAGCCGTTGTGGCGATGCTCACGGGTCACGAGAGATTCGTTAGACTCGTTCTTCAGCGAAGTATCACACCTGAACAAg CGGATGCCCTAGCCAGGAAATCGACGTCAGAAGATGTGAGAGAGCACAAAACAAGTCTCAACAATTTGAATTCGAATAAACCAATTGCAAATCACGTATCACATAACCACACAGCCCCACGAGTTACGACCCACGTTGCCCCACAGATTGCCCCACAAATTGCTCCACAAATCGCTCCAAAAGCCCCACTAAAACTGAATGTACAGCAACAAAATATCCCGCCCCAACCGGCGCCAAGGAAACTTAGTCAAACCAACGGAACG GCGGAAAGGAAGCCAACTAACAGTGCGAGCACGCCTCTAACGCCCGCCGGTAGATTGCACGGATCTAACGACGATGTCTTCTACGACATACAG CCGGCGCGGCCGATCACGAACGAGGAGTTCCAAGCGATGATCCCGTCTCACTTCCTGGGCGGGCCCCGGGCTCCGGCCCCGCCTGCCCTGGGGCTCCGCATCACCGTGGAGCGGCCTCAGGCCGAAGTGCTTCTGCCCCCCGCGCCCTCCGCCCTCGGCCGCGTCACTGAGACCATCACCAAGTCCACCTTCACCGAGACGACGGTCACCCGGGTCACAGATAACCACCTAGCGACGCCCTTGATCATAGAA GACGTGACATTGGTTAAAGAGGGTGGTTCACTTGGATTCAGTATTATTGGAGGGACAGATCATTCGTGTGTTCCGTTTGGCGCTAAGGAACCCGGAATATTTATATCGcat GTTGTGCCTGGAGGTGTAGCAGCTCGTTCGGGCAAGCTTCGTATGGGCGATCGCTTGCTTAAAGTAAACGGAAACGATCTCGTCGGTGCATCGCATAGAGATGCAGTTCAACTTTTATTGCAgcccggcaacacactcgcgttATCTGTGAGACACGACCCATTGCCACCCGGATTCCAG GACCTAACAATAGTAAAGCAAGAAGGCGAAAAACTTGGTATGCATATAAAGGGTGGTCTTAATGGCCAACGAGGAAATCCCAACGACCCTAACGATGAAGGAGTTTTCATATCTAAGATTAATAGCGGTGGAGCGGCCAGGAGAGATGGTAGACTAAAG gtgGGCATGCGATTGTTGGAAGTGAACGGCATCTCGCTTCTGGGTGCGACTCACAATGAAGCCGTGAACGCTCTACGCTCCGCTACAAACGCTCCTTTGCACCTCGTAGTGTGCCACGGCTACTCACGACCTGAGAAATATACC ACCGGTAGCGAGAGCGGGACAGCTGAGACGGGAGGTTCGCTGTCTCACTCTACGTCCAGCCTTGATCGGGACGACACCCTTCATCAACAACAG GACAACAATGTACACCAAGATATTGTGCAGTTTGAACAAGAAAAGCAAGTGGCTGAGATGAGAGAAAAGTCTACACCAGAAAAG GTAATGGACATAGTACACGCAGTGGAAAGTATCGCACTTGAACCAGGTCCGCCCATTTCTCCAGAACCTCATCATAAAACAACTACAGTCGTAATGTCCAAACACACGCTGCAACCTCAG TCGTCTAGTTCGCAAGCGGCGCCGCTTTCGCCGCTCGCGGTGTTCACGGAACAAAAGGTGAAGACGCCTCCTCCGATGGACGACGGTACTTCCGTGGATCCGCCGCTTCGCCCGCCCCCTCCGCCTCAACCGCCCAAACAGAAACCTCAAGTTCCCCGCAAACCGCAAATCAAGCGAGTTAGTTTCACTCCGGATTCAAAAGACGTATACGATCCGCTCTTGTCGACAAACGAACGAACGAACCCTCAAACCGTAACGCATGAATTGCATGAACGCTCCGCGACAGAATCAGATACTAACGATGCATGCCCAGACAAGACCCCATTACTAACTCAGAGTCACACCAAGATCGAAGTGAAAACGATAACCAACACTGTTCGTCCTGAAGATTTTATTATCCCCCCTCCGCCATTATTTGCAACAAAAGTAAgtgaaagtaaattaattcacGACGATATAGACGATGTAGTCCCGCTAATCGCTGTTGTCCCAGAGCGTATCGTGCTTCCTCAACCGATTGTGGCAGAAACAACCGTGCAGTCCTCTAACTCCACAAATTCGCCTGAAACAGAAAACCCTCCGCCAATCAATTATACAGCTTATCCTCATTTGGATCCATCCGTTAAAAACATCGATAAGAATTTACGTTCAACCATATTTTCTGAAGTGCCTTCACAACAAGTCTTCCGTAATGAACTACCGTCATTGGAAAGCGACGAACTATATACCGAGCTGTCCGTTAGTCCCAGTGGCCAACCTGGCCCGCCCGAATTACTGCACGCCCAATATAAAACTCTTCCAACGGTTTCGCACGTACCTAATTCGCCTTGTTATTTACATCCTTCTAGAAGTTATTTCGCTGATCTGGCCATTTCGAATGAGAATCAATCTTTACGGGACTTGCGTGTTAAAACTTTACCCTCCATGGTGCACTCAACGACATACCCACCATATGACCCATATCCATCCTTAACTACGGTAGCTGGAACATATAATCCATACACATGTATCGTGCCGCCTCCTACCGGTCATAAATCTTTATCCCCTACATTAGTCACTTGTGTAGAGAAGGACATATACGCTAACTTAAACCAAAGTGTTCATGATGTGGGTAATCGGCCCATGAGTGCCCAGTCTGAGAGAAGAGTGCATTTTGGCGATGTGACAAGTGCTCTTGAATCCGATATACCGAAAAGTTTGGAATCTATGCGAGAGGGAAGCTCTTCGCCCGCATCCTTGAAACCCGCATGGAGCAGCAAAATCAAATCCTTCGCCATCGGCGAG ACGTCACCACCTCAATCTGGTAATTTTGTTAAAGCATCTGTCAGCGATAAGAAAAAGTTTTTTGAGAACGCGATGGAAGAGAGCCATAAATCGTCACCAAAACCGG AGAAAGTCTTTACCTTTCTGTCGGCCGATGAGGTAGAAAAATTGAAGCAAGAAGAGGAGAGGAAAATGGCGTCGTTGTCCCGTTCCGAGATGAGTTCTTGGTCTCCGGGGGAGGAGCGTAGCGGAGAAAGTGAACATTCTGATGATGAGCCTTATGAAAATGGACACAG CGTGTCACTGGGCGGCGTTAGTCCATCAGCGAAGTCCCAAAGGCGTAGGGCTGCGCGTGAGAACGCAGAACACGAAGACGCGGACGTACGCGCCGCGCGACGAGCGGCTTGGAGGGCTGCACGTCTACGCTCTTTGGAAAAG GATGCGATTGAGTCacaaaaagcaattaaaagCATGGTGGGCCCGGCGCATGAGATCATTGGAGAAGTCCCTCCAAGGGACACCTCTCCTTCAGAG aaatggcCCCTGCCACGTATCGCGTTACGTACAAAACCGGGCCAGATTCTGGCAGTCAAGGAGAAGGAAAAGTTATTAGACGAGAGAATAACGCTCCGCACCGAAGAATACGTTTGTCCCGCGACCGGCGATACTAAGGTCCGAACCATCGAGTACATTGAGAAAGTCATAGAGAAAGAG GTGGAGACAACACAAGAGAAAATTATATCATTGGAATTGACGACGAGTCCCACCAGTGAGACGGCACCCACAGATCTAGAGGGTACGGTAATAGGTCTCGGGGAAGGGGAAACGGAAGGAGACAACTCTCTCCAACCTGATATAGTGCAGGTTGTAAACCCCTTGCTCGACGGCGGCGCAGGCCGCGTCACCGCCATACCCGTAGGACCGGCACAGAGGCTCACAACCTACTCCGAACACCAATAG
- the LOC111001652 gene encoding protein lap4 isoform X14 — MGVIRRKKRESVSDRPESETRIPGEQRCMEVRIARAAGGLGLSIAGGRGSTPYIGDDEGIFISRVTPSGPAYQAGLRVGDKVLSVNGTSVIDVDHYYAVEVLKASGATLTLVVTRESPTSTRTHSRAPSGASHHSISTADTVSTLENGQILTGRGIPTKQLIISNQYAQELEPEQKDQLQFTSPIISSSPIPSPTPATYHRLEASPPPATQPYIPPVYYQKVLVHTTLIRDGAGLGFSIAGGKGSPPYRDDSDAIYVSRISPQGAAAKDGKMAVGDKVVSINGVDMENASHEAVVAMLTGHERFVRLVLQRSITPEQADALARKSTSEDVREHKTSLNNLNSNKPIANHVSHNHTAPRVTTHVAPQIAPQIAPQIAPKAPLKLNVQQQNIPPQPAPRKLSQTNGTAERKPTNSASTPLTPAGRLHGSNDDVFYDIQPARPITNEEFQAMIPSHFLGGPRAPAPPALGLRITVERPQAEVLLPPAPSALGRVTETITKSTFTETTVTRVTDNHLATPLIIEDVTLVKEGGSLGFSIIGGTDHSCVPFGAKEPGIFISHVVPGGVAARSGKLRMGDRLLKVNGNDLVGASHRDAVQLLLQPGNTLALSVRHDPLPPGFQDLTIVKQEGEKLGMHIKGGLNGQRGNPNDPNDEGVFISKINSGGAARRDGRLKVGMRLLEVNGISLLGATHNEAVNALRSATNAPLHLVVCHGYSRPEKYTTGSESGTAETGGSLSHSTSSLDRDDTLHQQQDNNVHQDIVQFEQEKQVAEMREKSTPEKVMDIVHAVESIALEPGPPISPEPHHKTTTVVMSKHTLQPQSSSSQAAPLSPLAVFTEQKVKTPPPMDDGTSVDPPLRPPPPPQPPKQKPQVPRKPQIKRVSFTPDSKDVYDPLLSTNERTNPQTVTHELHERSATESDTNDACPDKTPLLTQSHTKIEVKTITNTVRPEDFIIPPPPLFATKVSESKLIHDDIDDVVPLIAVVPERIVLPQPIVAETTVQSSNSTNSPETENPPPINYTAYPHLDPSVKNIDKNLRSTIFSEVPSQQVFRNELPSLESDELYTELSVSPSGQPGPPELLHAQYKTLPTVSHVPNSPCYLHPSRSYFADLAISNENQSLRDLRVKTLPSMVHSTTYPPYDPYPSLTTVAGTYNPYTCIVPPPTGHKSLSPTLVTCVEKDIYANLNQSVHDVGNRPMSAQSERRVHFGDVTSALESDIPKSLESMREGSSSPASLKPAWSSKIKSFAIGETSPPQSGNFVKASVSDKKKFFENAMEESHKSSPKPEKVFTFLSADEVEKLKQEEERKMASLSRSEMSSWSPGEERSGESEHSDDEPYENGHSVSLGGVSPSAKSQRRRAARENAEHEDADVRAARRAAWRAARLRSLEKDAIESQKAIKSMVGPAHEIIGEVPPRDTSPSEKWPLPRIALRTKPGQILAVKEKEKLLDERITLRTEEYVCPATGDTKVRTIEYIEKVIEKEVETTQEKIISLELTTSPTSETAPTDLEGTVIGLGEGETEGDNSLQPDIVQVVNPLLDGGAGRVTAIPVGPAQRLTTYSEHQ; from the exons ATGGGGGTTATAAGGCGGAAGAAAC gtGAATCAGTATCGGATCGTCCTGAAAGCGAAACAAGAATACCAGGCGAGCAGAGATGTATGGAAGTTAGGATTGCGCGGGCGGCGGGAGGACTAGGGCTCAGTATTGCTGGAGGCAGAGGATCTACGCCCTACATCGGTGATGATGAAGGCATCTTCATATCGCGGGTCACGCCTAGTGGCCCAGCTTACCAGGCTGGACTTAGG GTTGGTGATAAAGTACTATCGGTTAACGGTACGTCTGTTATTGATGTTGACCATTACTACGCCGTGGAAGTTCTGAAGGCTAGTGGAGCCACACTCACATTAGTTGTCACCAGGGAATCTCCTACGTCTACGag aacGCATAGCCGTGCTCCTAGTGGAGCGAGCCATCACTCAATATCTACAGCCGATACAGTATCAACTCTCGAGAATGGACAG ATACTAACCGGTCGTGGTATACCAACGAAGCAGTTAATCATCAGCAATCAATATGCGCAAGAGTTGGAGCCGGAACAGAAGGACCAATTGCAGTTTACGAGTCCGATTATATCATCATCACCTATTCCTTCACCCACTCCAGCCACTTATCACCGACTTGAGGCTTCACCACCTCCTGCTACTCAACCTTATATACCGCCGG tgTACTACCAAAAAGTCCTAGTACACACAACGCTTATTCGGGACGGTGCGGGGCTCGGCTTCAGCATAGCTGGTGGAAAGGGATCTCCTCCGTACAGAGATGACAGTGACGCTATTTATGTCTCCCGGATATCCCCACAGGGGGCAGCCGCTAAGGACGGAAAGATGGCTGTGGGTGATAAAGTTGTATCG attAATGGTGTTGACATGGAGAACGCTTCGCACGAAGCCGTTGTGGCGATGCTCACGGGTCACGAGAGATTCGTTAGACTCGTTCTTCAGCGAAGTATCACACCTGAACAAg CGGATGCCCTAGCCAGGAAATCGACGTCAGAAGATGTGAGAGAGCACAAAACAAGTCTCAACAATTTGAATTCGAATAAACCAATTGCAAATCACGTATCACATAACCACACAGCCCCACGAGTTACGACCCACGTTGCCCCACAGATTGCCCCACAAATTGCTCCACAAATCGCTCCAAAAGCCCCACTAAAACTGAATGTACAGCAACAAAATATCCCGCCCCAACCGGCGCCAAGGAAACTTAGTCAAACCAACGGAACG GCGGAAAGGAAGCCAACTAACAGTGCGAGCACGCCTCTAACGCCCGCCGGTAGATTGCACGGATCTAACGACGATGTCTTCTACGACATACAG CCGGCGCGGCCGATCACGAACGAGGAGTTCCAAGCGATGATCCCGTCTCACTTCCTGGGCGGGCCCCGGGCTCCGGCCCCGCCTGCCCTGGGGCTCCGCATCACCGTGGAGCGGCCTCAGGCCGAAGTGCTTCTGCCCCCCGCGCCCTCCGCCCTCGGCCGCGTCACTGAGACCATCACCAAGTCCACCTTCACCGAGACGACGGTCACCCGGGTCACAGATAACCACCTAGCGACGCCCTTGATCATAGAA GACGTGACATTGGTTAAAGAGGGTGGTTCACTTGGATTCAGTATTATTGGAGGGACAGATCATTCGTGTGTTCCGTTTGGCGCTAAGGAACCCGGAATATTTATATCGcat GTTGTGCCTGGAGGTGTAGCAGCTCGTTCGGGCAAGCTTCGTATGGGCGATCGCTTGCTTAAAGTAAACGGAAACGATCTCGTCGGTGCATCGCATAGAGATGCAGTTCAACTTTTATTGCAgcccggcaacacactcgcgttATCTGTGAGACACGACCCATTGCCACCCGGATTCCAG GACCTAACAATAGTAAAGCAAGAAGGCGAAAAACTTGGTATGCATATAAAGGGTGGTCTTAATGGCCAACGAGGAAATCCCAACGACCCTAACGATGAAGGAGTTTTCATATCTAAGATTAATAGCGGTGGAGCGGCCAGGAGAGATGGTAGACTAAAG gtgGGCATGCGATTGTTGGAAGTGAACGGCATCTCGCTTCTGGGTGCGACTCACAATGAAGCCGTGAACGCTCTACGCTCCGCTACAAACGCTCCTTTGCACCTCGTAGTGTGCCACGGCTACTCACGACCTGAGAAATATACC ACCGGTAGCGAGAGCGGGACAGCTGAGACGGGAGGTTCGCTGTCTCACTCTACGTCCAGCCTTGATCGGGACGACACCCTTCATCAACAACAG GACAACAATGTACACCAAGATATTGTGCAGTTTGAACAAGAAAAGCAAGTGGCTGAGATGAGAGAAAAGTCTACACCAGAAAAG GTAATGGACATAGTACACGCAGTGGAAAGTATCGCACTTGAACCAGGTCCGCCCATTTCTCCAGAACCTCATCATAAAACAACTACAGTCGTAATGTCCAAACACACGCTGCAACCTCAG TCGTCTAGTTCGCAAGCGGCGCCGCTTTCGCCGCTCGCGGTGTTCACGGAACAAAAGGTGAAGACGCCTCCTCCGATGGACGACGGTACTTCCGTGGATCCGCCGCTTCGCCCGCCCCCTCCGCCTCAACCGCCCAAACAGAAACCTCAAGTTCCCCGCAAACCGCAAATCAAGCGAGTTAGTTTCACTCCGGATTCAAAAGACGTATACGATCCGCTCTTGTCGACAAACGAACGAACGAACCCTCAAACCGTAACGCATGAATTGCATGAACGCTCCGCGACAGAATCAGATACTAACGATGCATGCCCAGACAAGACCCCATTACTAACTCAGAGTCACACCAAGATCGAAGTGAAAACGATAACCAACACTGTTCGTCCTGAAGATTTTATTATCCCCCCTCCGCCATTATTTGCAACAAAAGTAAgtgaaagtaaattaattcacGACGATATAGACGATGTAGTCCCGCTAATCGCTGTTGTCCCAGAGCGTATCGTGCTTCCTCAACCGATTGTGGCAGAAACAACCGTGCAGTCCTCTAACTCCACAAATTCGCCTGAAACAGAAAACCCTCCGCCAATCAATTATACAGCTTATCCTCATTTGGATCCATCCGTTAAAAACATCGATAAGAATTTACGTTCAACCATATTTTCTGAAGTGCCTTCACAACAAGTCTTCCGTAATGAACTACCGTCATTGGAAAGCGACGAACTATATACCGAGCTGTCCGTTAGTCCCAGTGGCCAACCTGGCCCGCCCGAATTACTGCACGCCCAATATAAAACTCTTCCAACGGTTTCGCACGTACCTAATTCGCCTTGTTATTTACATCCTTCTAGAAGTTATTTCGCTGATCTGGCCATTTCGAATGAGAATCAATCTTTACGGGACTTGCGTGTTAAAACTTTACCCTCCATGGTGCACTCAACGACATACCCACCATATGACCCATATCCATCCTTAACTACGGTAGCTGGAACATATAATCCATACACATGTATCGTGCCGCCTCCTACCGGTCATAAATCTTTATCCCCTACATTAGTCACTTGTGTAGAGAAGGACATATACGCTAACTTAAACCAAAGTGTTCATGATGTGGGTAATCGGCCCATGAGTGCCCAGTCTGAGAGAAGAGTGCATTTTGGCGATGTGACAAGTGCTCTTGAATCCGATATACCGAAAAGTTTGGAATCTATGCGAGAGGGAAGCTCTTCGCCCGCATCCTTGAAACCCGCATGGAGCAGCAAAATCAAATCCTTCGCCATCGGCGAG ACGTCACCACCTCAATCTGGTAATTTTGTTAAAGCATCTGTCAGCGATAAGAAAAAGTTTTTTGAGAACGCGATGGAAGAGAGCCATAAATCGTCACCAAAACCGG AGAAAGTCTTTACCTTTCTGTCGGCCGATGAGGTAGAAAAATTGAAGCAAGAAGAGGAGAGGAAAATGGCGTCGTTGTCCCGTTCCGAGATGAGTTCTTGGTCTCCGGGGGAGGAGCGTAGCGGAGAAAGTGAACATTCTGATGATGAGCCTTATGAAAATGGACACAG CGTGTCACTGGGCGGCGTTAGTCCATCAGCGAAGTCCCAAAGGCGTAGGGCTGCGCGTGAGAACGCAGAACACGAAGACGCGGACGTACGCGCCGCGCGACGAGCGGCTTGGAGGGCTGCACGTCTACGCTCTTTGGAAAAG GATGCGATTGAGTCacaaaaagcaattaaaagCATGGTGGGCCCGGCGCATGAGATCATTGGAGAAGTCCCTCCAAGGGACACCTCTCCTTCAGAG aaatggcCCCTGCCACGTATCGCGTTACGTACAAAACCGGGCCAGATTCTGGCAGTCAAGGAGAAGGAAAAGTTATTAGACGAGAGAATAACGCTCCGCACCGAAGAATACGTTTGTCCCGCGACCGGCGATACTAAGGTCCGAACCATCGAGTACATTGAGAAAGTCATAGAGAAAGAG GTGGAGACAACACAAGAGAAAATTATATCATTGGAATTGACGACGAGTCCCACCAGTGAGACGGCACCCACAGATCTAGAGGGTACGGTAATAGGTCTCGGGGAAGGGGAAACGGAAGGAGACAACTCTCTCCAACCTGATATAGTGCAGGTTGTAAACCCCTTGCTCGACGGCGGCGCAGGCCGCGTCACCGCCATACCCGTAGGACCGGCACAGAGGCTCACAACCTACTCCGAACACCAATAG